The Oleiphilus messinensis DNA segment GTTACGCGCCTACAAGGCGCAACTTGCCTGTTAAACTGGCTGCAAATGCCTTTTGGCAAGCACAATATTCGCCAACGCACATTTTGTAAATACCGCATGTGCGTTCTTATCCAACCCTTTGTATCTCACTTTTTTGTAACCAAACTGGCCTTTCAGCACGCCAAATACATGCTCAACACGAGACCGTATTTTCGATTTGAATCGGTTTGACGATCTTTCCTGATCTGAAAGCGGCCTGTTGCGATACGCCTTTCTCTGAGTGAAATCTTTGGCATTGGGAGCTCGCTCTTTAAGCACTTCCTTTAGGCCAGCGTAAGCAGAATCCCCCCATAATCGAGTTTCATCTCCGTGAAGTAAATCTTCCAGCACCTGAGAGTCATGAACATTTGCAGGTGTCACGACAACCGAATGAATCAGCTTGGTTTTGCTGTCCACACCAATGTGTGCTTTCATGCCAAAATACCACTGGTTGCCTTTCCTAGTCTGCTTCATTTCCGGGTCGCGTTGTTTGTCTTTGTTCTTGGTTGAGCTTGGTGCGTTGATAATGCTGGCGTCAACTATCGTGCCTCGTGATACCTTTAAACCATTCTCCTCCAAATAAACATTCACTAAACGAAACAGCTCACCACCAAGATTATGCCTCTCCATCAAATGGCGAAACTTACAGATAGTCGTTTCATCTGGCACAGGTTCCTTGCCCAAATCTATCCCAACAAAAAGACGCATTGCTCTTGAGTCATAGAGTGCTTCTTCTGCACCGGGATCCGACAACTCAAACCAATGCTGGAGGAAATGAATACGAAGCATACGTTCCAAACCGACTGGCTTGCGTCCTGCGCCTTTCGGAGGTTTTGGATAATAGGGTTTTATTGCGTCACTCAATTCCTTCCACGGAATGATTTGATTCATTTCATCAAGGAAAATCTCTTTTCGGGTTTTCTTTCGGTAAACCTCAAACCCTGTCGCTTCCAGACTCTGTTGTTTCATGTGCAAACCAGCTTATTGTTGTTTGGGGTATGGTATATCATTTTTGTTAATTAATCAGAGATGCCTTTACTAACTTTGGCAGCTTCGAGATTGGTCGGGGAACTGAAAATGGCACTCCAGGTCTCTTCCTCTCTGTACAGACCGCAGATACCATAAAGTGGGCCCAAACCTTTGAAAACAAACCAGGTAGTGCAGTTCAAACATTCCAGGAAACCGGCTTTGGAACATTTTTCAATATCCCGAATGATGGTGTAGCCGTAACACTACAGGAGGCTATGAACGGAATCGAACGGAAACAAACTCATTTTATCAATCGTGGTATGGGACTGTTCTGACGATTCAGTTTCAATTAAGCCTATTAAGTTTCGAGGCGGTAAGCGATTGATCCACATCAACCATCCGAAGCATTACCCTGACTATTTATTAGAGAGTTATGGTAACGGATCGATTGCTTACCGACTTGTCAAAAACATAAAGCTCCCAAGCAGCATTTGTCATTTGTCATTTGTAACAACACTGAATCCGAAACCATAGAAATGGTCAAAAAATAGACCACAATCACATTTTGGAACGAAAGTACATTTTGTTCTTTTTCTTTCGAATTTGATTGTCACGCGATGCTCATCACCTATTCCGAACACATCTATTACAACACCCTTCTTTTGAGAACATGCCGCCAAATTACTGTGATTTAGTTCCGCAACAATATTCCAAAAAGAACTCGCGCAACACTTCGATACACTTTATCACTAATTGATAACACGCCAACTCTTGATTAATCTGAGACAGCTAGGTTCAGAACAATATAATAAATAATACTCAGAGACACGACGTCATCCGTTCAATTCTAAAAATAAGATGGGGCGTTGTATGAACAATATCGGCAAGCGGCTGCACTTTGGCATAATCTCGGTGATCGCGTACCTGACCGCGTCACTCTGCCAGGCAGAACTAAAACCAATTTCGGACACAGAAATGTCCGACATAACGGGTCAGGCTTTTTTCTCAGTGGATAACTATGCCTATGAGGGTACGGAGTTCATGCGTCTTAATCTTGGACTTGAGATTGAGACGCTACTAGATATAGGTGAACTTGAGGTGGGCCGCTACCATCGCTGGGAGAACGGTGACCCCTGTCTAGAGTGTGACGGTACTGAAGCCGGCTTGGAACGCCATCCTGCCGACCTCATGCTGAAGAATTTCTCACTCGGCCATATTAACGAAGATACGGATGAGATAGATCCATTTTACCTAAAAGATCCATTTCTTGAGTTCGCATTAGACGATCAGGGTACGCCCATTGGTGTACGTCTCGGATTTGCCAACGCGAAGGGGTGGCTATCTGGCAACATCACAAGTCTTACCGGTAATATTGATATCGCCATCAAAGATACGGCTTATGGCCTCTCACAGATGGCGCCAGATTGCTCGGCAGGAGCGTATGAATGTTTTCTCGGGCTGCTTTTGAAAGTCTTGGGCCCGCCCATATTACAAGGCTCCCCCCTTGAGGCTGAAGCAAATCTGGTCAATCAGGAAGGCGACCTGGATCCAGTACGCGCCAATATGGTTGGCATGGAGGATGGCAAAGAGTTTCGAGCCGACGGCACTGGAGAGATTAACTTCTTTGAACGCGCCCTACTGGATTTAATGATCGCACTGACACCTTCACGCTACAATGCTCGACGAGAAGGCGATATTGTGATTTTTGAATCTGCCAACTGCGATATATTGAGCGTTCCCGTATGCTTTGACCTTTCCAACTTTGGTAGCTTCGAAATCGGTAGAGGCACCGAAACAGGAACGCCAGGCTTATTTCTCTCAGTACAGACCGCAGATACGATAAAATGGGCGCAAACCTTTGAAGAGAACCCAGGCAGCGCAGTTCAAACATTTCAAGAAACGGGATTTGGCACGTTTTTTAATATTCCCAACGATGGTGTTGCCGTCACATTGCAGGAGGCAATGAACGGCATAGAT contains these protein-coding regions:
- a CDS encoding IS5 family transposase: MKQQSLEATGFEVYRKKTRKEIFLDEMNQIIPWKELSDAIKPYYPKPPKGAGRKPVGLERMLRIHFLQHWFELSDPGAEEALYDSRAMRLFVGIDLGKEPVPDETTICKFRHLMERHNLGGELFRLVNVYLEENGLKVSRGTIVDASIINAPSSTKNKDKQRDPEMKQTRKGNQWYFGMKAHIGVDSKTKLIHSVVVTPANVHDSQVLEDLLHGDETRLWGDSAYAGLKEVLKERAPNAKDFTQRKAYRNRPLSDQERSSNRFKSKIRSRVEHVFGVLKGQFGYKKVRYKGLDKNAHAVFTKCALANIVLAKRHLQPV